One window of the Mycobacterium sp. SVM_VP21 genome contains the following:
- a CDS encoding TnsA-like heteromeric transposase endonuclease subunit, producing the protein MISTYSSALVNGHEPVPPIRPPADGPDRLIQVDPATATVRFRTTDDSVETLDWDDAAAVLAAPLAPWRTFRWWYGQQHYSGTYWSRTQRDHVIYESRLELARLIYADFDQNVTSIVAQPFLLEAEVDGRWRRHIPDFLLRTPNGPVVVEVKLRHRVSAPTVAYTLSWARQLIEDHGWDYEVWSEPPPVELANLRFLAGYRDERRINKQVLELVRKADLDCLTVGQATAALPDLSRPLVRAAICHLLWNGTWVTDLDVPLQATSVLRTGARS; encoded by the coding sequence ATGATTTCAACGTATTCGAGCGCGCTTGTCAACGGGCACGAACCCGTGCCGCCCATCCGGCCGCCCGCCGATGGACCCGATCGACTGATCCAGGTCGATCCAGCCACCGCCACAGTCCGGTTCCGAACCACGGATGATTCCGTCGAAACACTCGACTGGGACGACGCCGCGGCAGTCTTGGCCGCACCGCTGGCCCCGTGGCGGACCTTCCGCTGGTGGTACGGCCAGCAGCACTACTCGGGGACCTACTGGTCCAGGACCCAACGCGATCACGTCATCTACGAATCGCGATTGGAGCTCGCACGGCTGATCTACGCCGACTTCGACCAAAACGTCACCTCGATCGTGGCTCAACCGTTCCTGCTGGAAGCCGAGGTCGATGGCCGGTGGCGCCGGCACATCCCCGACTTCCTCTTGCGCACGCCGAACGGTCCGGTGGTCGTCGAGGTCAAGCTGCGACACCGCGTGAGTGCCCCCACGGTCGCCTACACCTTGTCGTGGGCACGCCAACTCATCGAGGACCACGGATGGGATTACGAAGTGTGGAGCGAGCCGCCCCCAGTTGAACTGGCCAACCTGCGTTTTCTGGCCGGCTATCGCGACGAACGCCGAATCAACAAGCAAGTCCTGGAACTGGTCAGGAAGGCGGATCTCGACTGTCTGACCGTCGGGCAAGCGACCGCCGCCCTCCCCGACTTGTCGCGTCCGTTGGTGCGCGCGGCGATCTGCCACCTACTGTGGAACGGAACGTGGGTCACCGATCTCGACGTCCCGCTGCAGGCAACCTCCGTCCTGCGCACGGGGGCACGGTCATGA
- a CDS encoding helix-turn-helix domain-containing protein has translation MARTGPTGVGYAERLAGNLLKVARSRAGVSQRQLAELADMPQSTIARIESGTRQPSLPVLLRILAAVDLEVRIKLAPYDDHDDVLDATDARLTPNQLTRRRADQDAFAAALRHGANG, from the coding sequence ATGGCGCGAACGGGGCCGACGGGAGTCGGGTACGCGGAGCGGCTGGCGGGAAATCTGTTGAAAGTAGCCCGGAGCCGGGCCGGCGTATCGCAGCGGCAGCTCGCCGAATTGGCTGATATGCCACAGTCGACGATCGCCCGCATCGAATCGGGCACGCGGCAACCGTCACTTCCCGTCCTGTTGCGTATCCTGGCGGCGGTCGACCTCGAAGTCCGAATCAAGTTGGCCCCCTACGATGATCACGATGACGTACTTGATGCCACTGACGCGCGCCTGACGCCGAACCAGTTGACCCGCCGGCGCGCCGATCAAGACGCGTTTGCTGCTGCCCTGCGGCACGGCGCAAATGGATGA